One Ricinus communis isolate WT05 ecotype wild-type chromosome 7, ASM1957865v1, whole genome shotgun sequence genomic region harbors:
- the LOC8259726 gene encoding rhodanese-like domain-containing protein 4A, chloroplastic encodes MAIMESLSIIFSSSPPIQNHPKTFEFPTYKLNSHQNNLPLPKTLSLQNHLSQLKNSLLTKTSVSFTTIQLLTSLPSLASETLTSQAEQVSDKISLESILVSIDDFNNRNPFFVAGCTFIWLVVIPLTQRYLRKYKFISAINAFRKLKEDKDAQLLDIRDKKSVKALGSPNLKILDKSVVQVMFSEEDEDGFVKNVLEKFPDPANTTMCILDNFDGNSIRVAELLVKNGFKEAYAIKGGVRGKKGWLEIQETLLPPSVHMYPKKKKAKILQLGINGGVSRQMEEKNGTPSSATLSTAESQRVDNGHVNKLVKSTAHMKIDCRSPYPNYPDLKPPSSPTPSKP; translated from the exons ATGGCTATAATGGAGTCTCTTTCCatcatcttttcttcttctccaccCATCCAAAACCACCCTAAGACCTTCGAATTCCCCACCTATAAGCTCAATTCGCATCAAAATAATTTACCTCTTCCCAAAACCTTGTCACTCCAAAACCATCTCTCACAACTCAAAAACTCTCTCTTAACCAAAACCTCAGTTTCTTTCACTACAATTCAGCTCCTCACTTCTCTTCCTTCACTAGCTTCTGAAACTTTAACCTCCCAAGCTGAACAAGTCTCCGACAAAATAAGCTTGGAATCAATCTTAGTCTCAATTGATGATTTCAACAACCGAAACCCATTTTTTGTTGCTGGCTGTACCTTCATTTGGCTGGTTGTTATACCTCTTACTCAACGGTACTTGAGGAAATACAAATTTATATCTGCCATTAATGCATTCAGAAAACTTAAAGAGGATAAGGATGCTCAACTTTTGGATATTAGGGACAAGAAGAGCGTGAAGGCTTTGGGGTCTCctaatttaaagattttggATAAGAGTGTGGTTCAGGTAATGTTCtctgaagaagatgaagatggGTTTGTAAAGAATGTGTTGGAGAAGTTTCCAGACCCAGCAAACACTACCATGTGCATTCTGGATAA TTTTGATGGTAATTCAATAAGAGTAGCAGAGTTGTTGGTCAAGAATGGATTCAAAGAGGCTTATGCAATAAAGGGCGGGGTCAGAGGCAAAAAGGGGTGGTTG GAAATACAAGAAACCCTTTTGCCACCTTCTGTCCATATGTACcccaagaagaagaaggctAAAATCTTACAACTCGGAATTAATGGAGGAGTTAGTCGGCAGATGGAAGAAAAGAATGGCACTCCCTCTTCTGCAACTCTCTCAACAGCAGAAAGCCAGAGAGTGGATAATGGACATGTAAACAAGTTGGTGAAATCCACAGCTCATATGAAGATTGATTGCAGATCTCCTTATCCTAAT TACCCGGATTTGAAACCTCCCTCTTCTCCTACCCCATCAAAGCCATGA
- the LOC125370649 gene encoding secreted RxLR effector protein 161-like — protein sequence MEAPSTQHWAAIKQILRYIQGTLSYGCCYKTGGEKVALIGYNDGDLAGDIDNRKSTSGIAFFVGNNIVTWTSQKQKIVALSSCEVEYVAAATAAWQGVWLSRLIGELVGHEALSFKLLVDNKSAIALCKNPVYHVRNKHIDTKFHFIQECIETGKMDVDHVGTDR from the coding sequence ATGGAAGCGCCAAGCACACAACACTGGGCGGCTATCAAGCAGATACTTAGGTACATACAAGGTACACTAAGCTACGGGTGTTGTTACAAGACAGGTGGAGAAAAAGTGGCATTGATTGGCTACAACGATGGTGACCTCGCCGGCGATATCGACAACCGGAAGAGCACCTCCGGGATAGCTTTCTTCGTCGGGAACAACATAGTGACATGGACTTCTCAGAAGCAGAAGATTGTTGCCCTATCATCCTGTGAGGTAGAGTATGTTGCAGCGGCAACCGCGGCATGGCAAGGCGTTTGGCTCAGTCGTCTCATCGGCGAGCTAGTCGGGCACGAAGCACTGAGCTTCAAACTACTGGTGGATAATAAGTCGGCTATTGCGCTTTGCAAGAACCCGGTGTATCATGTGAGGAACAAGCACATTGAcacaaaatttcattttatccAAGAGTGTATCGAGACCGGGAAAATGGATGTTGATCATGTCGGCACCGATCGGTAG